The genomic DNA GTGTGGCTCAGAGGTTTTTATTCCCATTGCTCATCTCTGATAGCCAACCTGTATGTGGAAAAGAAAGGTTTGAAGAGTCGCTCAAGAAGGTTATTGAGATGGGGTTTGATCCGGAGACATCAAAGTTTGTTGAAGCTCTGCGTGTTATTTACAGAATGAGTGATAAAACTATAGAGGAGAAAGTGAATGTTTACAAAAGGTTAGGCTTTGGTGTGGCTGATGTATGAACGATCTTCAAGAAGTGGCCTTCTTTTTTATCATactcagagaagaagataactCATACGTTTGAAACTCTTAAAGGGTGTGGTCTTCTCAAACATGAGGTTCTGTCATTGTTGAAGAAGCATCCAAAATGCATTTGTTCTTCAGAGCAGAAGATTGTGAACTCCATTGAAACATTTTTAAGCCTAGGATTCACCAAAGACGAGTTTGTTATGATGGTCAAGCGGTATCCTCAGTGCATTGACTATACTCCAGagacagtgaagaagaaaactgagtttattgtgaagaagatgaattggCCACTTGAGGCTTTGGTTATGATCCCTCAGGTTTATGGATACAGCCTGGAGAAGAGGACTGTCCCAAGGTGTAATGTTATCAAAACTCTCATGTCAAAAGAACTGATGAAATACGGAAGTGAAGCACCTCCAATGTCATCTGTTTTGACAAGTACCGATCAGGTGTTTATAAAGAGGTATGTGATGAAGCACGACAAGCTGGTGCCTGAGTTGATGGATATCTTCACTGGAGAAAATGGGAAAAAGTCAGAAGTCCTACGGCCAATCCTACAATGAGCAGTATTAAGGTCTGTATTTGTGTTAGTTTTAGATTCGTCCATGAATCTTTATGAGGAAGTGAAATGAGGAGCTTTATTTATAGACTTATGTAATCTCAATTTGAAGTGGATCTGACTCGTTTTAATCTGCAATCCAACttggaaaataacaaaaagttaGTCTAAATCTTTTTTGAGTCCTTGAACTCTTTTAGCGGCTTACAATCTTGGAGATATGTGTTACTTTGCATTCACATTCTTATCTGAAATGCAGAAGCCAGACAACTTAGTTAGTCAGGTAACTTACGATCAATCCTATTAGCAAGTTTTCGAAGATAGTGGTGTTGTGATTCCAGACTTGATATTGTAAAGAACCCTGGGTAGTAGTATTTTTCAGGAAGGTTGCAGGCAAGGAGATTAACTTTTTAAGCTccatctttaaacaaaataatatgacCCTTGCCCCTCTACATGGTTGTTAGATGATCGTCAATTACAGTTTCATTAGCATTGCATGTTCTTAACACCTGAATTTATCCATGAGGAAGAGGTCCCCTTGCAAGTGCAGGTACAGATTTGTTTATAGTTAACCCACGCTTTTCATctgatttgtattttattattagtttagcatatttttataaacagaggaatccaaatttcttaaaactAGGGTTTCACAGTTACTTCTGAATCAATCAAAACATGCGTAAGTGATTCCACTGATCATGTATTCTGTGGTACTCCATGGAAGACGGTGCACTGAGTTACAAAAATGGCCTAGTTTGAGAGTTTCCGTGCAAAATGCTTTTTCTAACTCATTCTCTTCTGCTGCTAATAGAGATGGTCGAAAAGGAAGATTTTTACAGTGCCTAACCTCGTTGATTCATTTGATTTGATTACAGAACCGATCTCCCAGAAAAGTTAGCTTCGAGGGCAAGGTCACTCCTGATTCCGTTCTGAAGCTTTTTACAAGTCATGGCTTCACAGATTCTCAAATCTCCAACATCATTAGGACTTATCCACGATTGCTTATACTAGAGATGCTGAGAAATCACTTGCTCCCAAGCTTCAGTTTTTGCAGTCAAGAGGAGCTTCGAGCTCTGAGCTCACTGATGTTGTTTCGTCAGTTCCTGAAATCTTGGGAAAGAAAGCGGGTAAAAGTATAAGCAGATACTATGATTTCATCAAAGAGGTTTTAGAAGCTGATAAGAGTTCCAAGTTGGAAAAGTTGTGTCATTCTTTGCCGGAGGGTAGTAAGCAGGAGAATACAATCAGaaatcttttggttttgagaGAACTGGGTGTGCCTCAGAGGTTGTTATTCCCTTTGCTCATCTCTGATAGGCAATATGTATCtggaaaagaaagatttgaagaatCCCTCAAGAAGGTCGTTGAAATAGGTTTTAATCCAACCACCTCAAAGTTTATCGATGCTCTATGTGTTATTCGAGGATTATGcgacaaaacaataaaagaaaagatcaaaTGTCTATAAAAAGTTAGGCTTTTCTGTGGGAGATATATGGGCAATGTTCAAGAAGTATCCAATGTTTCTAGGAGTCTCggagaagaaaatattgaactCTGTAGAAACATTTATAGGCCTAACATTCAACCGAGATGAGTTCATGGCAATGGTCAAATGCCATCCTGCATGCTTTGGATATTCTGCagagttggtgaagaagaaaactgaGTTTGTGGTTAAGAAGATGAATTGGCCGCTAAAGGCTGTGCCTTTGTTCATACAGCATGGAGAAGAGGATTGTACCAAGGTGTAAAGTAATCAAAACTCTCATTTCCAAAGGATTGCTCGGAGGAGACAAAGGAAGTTGAACTCCCTTCAATGCAGTCTTGTCTTGATAGCACACACCACTCATGATAACGTTAAGGAGTGTAGTTTTGATAATCACTTGTCTGATATCAGTTTATGCTTACATTGTAATTCaaatttcttcctttttttctttgagggGAGAGTTTATTTGCTGCAGATATTGATTGTAATGATGCAATGCACCTCCTGTGTTCTTGCGAATTGGTCATAAAAAGGCCTTCTTTGTTCCTTAACCTTTGGTTTCCTGAGAGGCTAGTAATAAATTGTGTAATCcactatttttagttttttacacAGACAGAGTAGTCACCAATGCAATGCTTGCCTAAGTTTAGAGACCTGGGTTCGAATCCCAGCAGCCACACACACAGTCACACACTTAAGACtttttgtctttatttatttcattgtgAGAAACGAGAAATCCTAGTtaatgaaattagggtttaagggGGTTAGCACTTAACAACATCATACTGTATTTCTTCCtcatcaaagttttgatttttctgcGATTTAGGGTCTGACGGGCGAATAAAATGTAGAGttgttcttctctgttttgtttttgttgggaGATTCTGATTCTaatcgtgagagagagagagagttgagagaTCGAGAGTGTGCTTCGTATTCGAATTTCGTGGTGGTTAATCTCATCATCATGTATTCTCTGATACTCCATGGAAGAAGATCCATTGAGTTGCAAAAATGGACTGATTCAGTGAAGCTTTTGCAAAATGCGTttgcttttttttcctctgcTCGTGCCGCTGCTGATGTGAGCCTTAGAGATGGTCGAAAAGGTAAGAACTTTACAGTCTCTTACCTCGTTGGTTCATTGGGTTTAACTACAAAGCTTGCTGAATCCATTTCAAGGAGAGTAAGCTTCGAGGTCAATGGAAATGCTGATTCTGTTCTGAGTCTTTTTAGAAGTCATGGGTTCACAGATCCTCAGATCTCTAGCATCATTATGAATTATCCAAGATTGCTTATGGTAGATGCTGAGAAATCACTTGGTCCCAAGCTTCAGTTTTTGCTGTCCAGAGGAGCTTCAAGCTCTGAGCTCACAGAGATTGTTTCTGAAGTTCCTAAAATATTGGGAAAGAAAGGGGTGAAAACTCTAGGCAGATACTATGATTTCGTCAAAGTCGTTATAGAAGCAGATAAGAGTTCCAATTTGAAAAAGATATGTCATTCTTTGCCACAGGGTAGTAAGCAGGAGAACAAAATCAGAAACGTTTTGCTTTTGAGAGACTTAGGTGTGCCTAAGAGGTTGTTATTCCCATTGCTCATCTCTGATGCTCAAGCTGTTTGTGGGAAAGAAAAGTTTGAAGAATCACTCAAGAAGGTTGTTGAGATGGGTTTTGATCCCACCACTGCAAAGTTTGTCCAAGCTCTGCGCATTGTTCAGGGGTTGAGCGACAAAACAATGCAAGAAAAAGTCAATGTTTATACAAGGTTAGGCTTTGATGGATGGGAGATGTTCAACAGGTATCCCATCTTTCTTGCACTCTCTGAGAAGAACATATTGAACTCCGCTGAAACGTTTCTAAGTCTAGGGTTCAGCAGAGATGAGTTTGCCAAGATGGTCAAGCACTTTCCTCCGTGCATTGGATTATCCGCGGAGATGGTTAAGAAGAAGGTTGGATTtctggtgatgaagatgaactGGCCACGTACGGATCTGGTTTCACACCCTGCAGTACTTGGATACGATATGGAGAGGAGGATTGTACCAAGGTGTAACGTAATCAAAACTCTCATGTCCAAAGGACTGCTCGGAGAAACAGGAAAGGAACTCCCTCCAATTGGGTGTGTTTTGAAGAATACTGATAAGGAGTTCTTAAATAGGTTTGTGAGGAAGTTTGATGACCAAGAGCTTGTGGCTGAGTTGATGACTATATTCACTGGAGATCTTCAGAAAGGCTAGCTAGTCATAGGATCTAAATGTTAATTTATGGTTTCTTGGTGAATCATTTGGTGTTGAAGAAGTTTTGAATCTATTTGTTATGGCCTTTGTAAACACAATTATTTACTTCTCTTTGTTCATTATGAAAAGGtagttttctctttggttattAACCAAATTTTGTTCACcaaacataaagagagagataaaagcAATTGGAACCGTTAGATTGATATGTTTTAAACAACTGGTAACCGTTggattccttttctttttttttgttggtcttaTTAAAAAATGATGCCATCACAGCAGAGCAGACCCTAGTAATATCAATTTGatatcataaaccctaaaaaaaaaaacgatattttttttttctttcggttCTTCCCCCTAACCTAAATTTGAATCCTTGAAAGATGAATGagtcttttgttcttcttccccACTCATCAGTCTCCTCGAATTGAGTTAAGATTGATTAGTCGAATTGCTTCAAAGATTGAggcttttgtttgttggttttgtaattGTCATGTATTCTCTGACACTCCATGGAAGAAGGTCAGTGGAGTTGCATAAATGGCGTAACTTGAGTGTTTCATTGCAAAAGGCATCTTCTTTATTCAATTCCTTCTCCTCTGTTGCTACTACTGTGAGTCCTAGAGTTGGTGGGAAAGGAAAGAACTTTACAGTCACTTACCTCGTTGATTCATTGGGTTTCACTACAACAACAGCTGAATCGATTTCAAAGAGAGTAAGCTTCGAGGAAAAGGCCAATCCTGATTCTGTTCTGAATCTTTTAAGAAGGCATGGGTTCACAGATTCTCAGATCTCCACCATCATTACTGATTATCCAAAACTGCTTATAGCTGATGCTGAGAAATCACTTGCTCCCAAGCTTCAGTTTTTGCAGTCCAGAGGAGCTTCAAGCTCTGAGCTCACTCAGATTGTTTCCACAGTTCCGAAACTCTTGGGAAAGAAAGGGCACAAAACTATTAGCGTATACTATGATTTCGTCAAGGAAACTTTACTTGATAAGAGTTGTTCTTCCAGTTATGAAAAGTTATGTCATTCTTTCCCACAGGGTAATCTAGAGAACAAGATCAGAAACGTTTCGGTTCTGAGAGAGTTAGGTGTGCCTCAGAGGT from Camelina sativa cultivar DH55 chromosome 7, Cs, whole genome shotgun sequence includes the following:
- the LOC104703798 gene encoding uncharacterized protein LOC104703798; its protein translation is MYSLILHGRRSIELQKWTDSVKLLQNAFAFFSSARAAADVSLRDGRKGKNFTVSYLVGSLGLTTKLAESISRRVSFEVNGNADSVLSLFRSHGFTDPQISSIIMNYPRLLMVDAEKSLGPKLQFLLSRGASSSELTEIVSEVPKILGKKGVKTLGRYYDFVKVVIEADKSSNLKKICHSLPQGSKQENKIRNVLLLRDLGVPKRLLFPLLISDAQAVCGKEKFEESLKKVVEMGFDPTTAKFVQALRIVQGLSDKTMQEKVNVYTRLGFDGWEMFNRYPIFLALSEKNILNSAETFLSLGFSRDEFAKMVKHFPPCIGLSAEMVKKKVGFLVMKMNWPRTDLVSHPAVLGYDMERRIVPRCNVIKTLMSKGLLGETGKELPPIGCVLKNTDKEFLNRFVRKFDDQELVAELMTIFTGDLQKG